From one Leptospira stimsonii genomic stretch:
- a CDS encoding histone deacetylase family protein has protein sequence MATGLIFSEAFLYHNSNSTSPHFENSDRLIACIELLQKKTYFSSLYQPEIQDITIDFLNQTHSRNHIQKIENSKGKRGYFDSDTPFTEKSWFSAFKAASSGTTMADTLLEGKIKNGFSLLRPPGHHAEQNRIMGFCMLNNIAIAAKYLQLRGLKKIFILDWDVHHGNGTQEFFYGDPSVFFLSIHQFPFYPMTGLPTETGEAMGIGTTKNIPLKAGTEDNTYINLFKETIVPTIERFNPEIILISAGFDAHKNDPLGGMQISTSGFEKLTRIVLECAKNVCQGRVLSFLEGGYDLTSLAESVEAHIAVLQSFS, from the coding sequence ATGGCAACGGGTCTTATTTTTTCAGAGGCATTTCTTTATCATAACTCGAACTCTACGAGTCCCCATTTCGAAAACTCGGACAGATTAATCGCCTGTATAGAACTTCTTCAAAAGAAGACCTATTTTTCTTCCCTCTATCAACCGGAGATTCAGGATATCACAATTGATTTTCTGAACCAAACGCACAGCAGAAATCATATTCAAAAAATAGAGAATTCCAAAGGCAAAAGAGGTTATTTTGATTCTGACACACCTTTTACGGAAAAATCATGGTTTTCGGCTTTCAAAGCGGCAAGTTCCGGAACTACCATGGCAGATACTTTGCTTGAAGGGAAAATCAAGAATGGATTCTCACTCCTCCGACCGCCGGGACATCATGCTGAGCAAAATAGAATTATGGGTTTTTGTATGTTAAATAATATAGCGATCGCAGCTAAATACCTTCAACTTCGTGGCCTTAAGAAAATTTTTATCTTAGATTGGGATGTTCACCATGGAAATGGAACGCAAGAATTTTTCTATGGAGATCCAAGCGTTTTCTTCCTTTCTATCCATCAATTCCCTTTTTATCCGATGACTGGACTTCCGACCGAAACGGGAGAAGCAATGGGGATCGGGACGACGAAAAATATTCCTCTCAAAGCAGGAACAGAAGACAATACTTACATAAATTTATTTAAGGAAACAATTGTTCCTACGATTGAAAGATTTAATCCGGAAATCATCTTGATATCTGCAGGTTTTGATGCCCACAAGAACGATCCGCTTGGAGGGATGCAAATTTCCACTAGTGGTTTCGAAAAATTAACAAGAATCGTTCTTGAATGCGCGAAGAACGTTTGCCAAGGAAGGGTTCTTTCTTTTTTAGAAGGAGGTTACGACTTAACTTCTTTGGCAGAATCCGTAGAAGCACACATTGCCGTTCTTCAATCTTTTTCTTAA
- a CDS encoding DUF1564 family protein, translating into MNQIQEFTEFHGKSKRSIGPSDLLIPKHLEGFLRNRIRRHGNLKNYFHYLIIKFQNRNLFSKFPDTAFRKTLYQSKRQNLIRLSFRPDHQDWYEAKLVGFYFGISICKFFSGLVDSDRDEDISLQDEKTEILRLERRTVNPIYFYYTIFSNKRMILKRLSRRRNFELNTA; encoded by the coding sequence ATGAATCAAATTCAAGAGTTCACCGAGTTTCATGGCAAATCCAAGAGATCCATTGGTCCTTCGGACTTGCTCATTCCAAAACATTTGGAAGGATTTCTGAGGAATAGAATTAGGAGACACGGCAATCTTAAAAACTACTTTCACTATCTAATTATAAAATTTCAGAACAGGAATCTCTTCTCCAAATTTCCCGACACAGCTTTTCGAAAAACGCTATACCAATCGAAAAGACAAAATCTAATTCGACTTTCGTTTCGACCGGATCATCAAGATTGGTATGAGGCTAAACTTGTGGGCTTTTATTTCGGAATTTCCATTTGTAAATTTTTTTCAGGACTCGTAGATAGTGATAGAGACGAAGATATCTCTCTTCAAGATGAGAAAACTGAGATCCTAAGGTTAGAAAGGAGAACGGTAAATCCAATCTATTTTTATTATACGATTTTTTCGAATAAGAGAATGATCCTAAAGCGACTTTCGAGAAGAAGAAATTTTGAGTTGAATACTGCATAA